The proteins below come from a single Miscanthus floridulus cultivar M001 chromosome 1, ASM1932011v1, whole genome shotgun sequence genomic window:
- the LOC136493820 gene encoding uncharacterized protein: protein MERDVVVSDPEAAGSSSTPASSSYSSFAETRVICRVCQKQFAQYTCPRCNARYCSLSCYKGHCVQCTESFMRENVMDELKQMQPEDESKKKMLDILKRLHLEEEMESDGEDESMLSEELIQKVMSGEEIRLEDLSDYEIKRFRQALSSGELSKMIEPWTPWWKKPSARSISLGPDGSQLIRQVNTEDTAISYPDPKTDQEASINEIPEGPESPLPSLKQLTRTEPSPLLAVHLVDILYSYCFTLRLYNGDWHSDPLGASTVALSMSKVMGQDAKPETVPEALTACIEETCSPAYRHTGGFRFAIGLVDDIITILSLGRNALICALCDFHRLIEVGKSMLKAEKVGKTERAQSSTKLRSAARKLFFMTCWVHEQPDEAWPSLARIVQVQKASLEELDTGNWKADRKSKRQSTVLIKEL, encoded by the exons ATGGAGAGGGACGTCGTGGTctccgaccccgaggccgccgGGTCCTCGTCCACCCCCGCCTCCTCGTCCTACTCCTCCTTCGCCGAGACCAGGGTCATCTGCCGCGT GTGTCAGAAGCAGTTCGCGCAGTACACTTGCCCCCGCTGCAACGCCCGGTACTGCTCGCTCTCGTGCTACAAG GGTCATTGTGTTCAATGCACTGAATCCTTCATGCGTGAGAATGTTATGGATGAGCTTAAGCAGATGCAACCTGAGGATGAATCAAAGAAAAAGATGCTAGATATCCTCAAGCGTCTCCACTTGGAAGAAGAGATGGAGTCAGATGGtgaagatg AGTCAATGTTATCAGAGGAGCTTATTCAAAAAGTTATGTCTG GGGAAGAGATAAGGCTTGAAGACCTCTCTGATTATGAAATCAAGCGATTTCGTCAAGCTCTGTCCTCAGGTGAGCTCAGTAAGATGATTGAACCGTGGACACCTTGGTGGAAAAAACCGTCAGCCAGATCGATTTCCCTGGGCCCGGATGGAAGTCAGCTTATCAGACAAGTAAACACAGAAGACACTGCTATATCATATCCAGATCCAAAGACTGACCAAGAGGCTAGCATCAACGAAATCCCTGAAGGGCCAGAATCTCCTCTCCCGTCACTGAAACAGTTAACAAGGACAGAGCCATCTCCTTTGCTTGCTGTCCACTTGGTTGACATTCTGTACAGTTACTGCTTCACACTTCGGCTCTACAACGGTGATTGGCACTCGGATCCTTTGGGTGCTTCCACTGTTGCCCTGTCAATGTCGAAAGTCATGGGCCAGGATGCTAAACCTGAGACTGTACCTGAAGCACTCACGGCCTGCATCGAGGAGACTTGCTCACCAGCTTACAGGCATACTGGTGGTTTCAGGTTTGCTATTGGACTCGTGGATGATATCATCACCATTCTCTCCTTGGGACGCAATGCGCTTATTTGTGCACTATGCGACTTCCATCGACTCATTGAAGTTGGTAAGAGCATGCTCAAGGCGGAGAAAGTGGGCAAGACGGAGAGGGCACAGAGCTCCACGAAGCTTCGCAGTGCAGCTAGGAAGCTATTCTTCATGACTTGTTGGGTCCATGAGCAGCCAGATGAGGCGTGGCCATCTTTAGCTCGCATCGTCCAGGTGCAGAAAGCATCTCTGGAGGAGTTGGACACCGGAAATTGGAAGGCGGATAGAAAGAGCAAACGACAGTCCACGGTTCTTATCAAGGAGCTGTAG